ACTCGGCCGAGTCGCCCAACGCGCGCGCGTGCGTCGTCACTTCCTCGAACAGTTCGCCGTGGCGCGTCAACGTGATCAGCGCCTGTTCGGCTTCCTCATCGAGCTGCGCCGCAATCCTCGGATGCATCACGAGGTTGCGGAGTGCCTTGCGCTCGATGCCGGTCACGAGATGCCGATCCTTGCGCGCCGGCGCCGAGCGGGCCGCGGCCGCGATCCGCGCATCGACTTCGCACAGCGCCGCGACTTCGTCGAACGGCACGTCGAGCCGGTCCGCGAACATGTGCATGATCTGTGCGCGCAGCGCGTTGGCCGGCAGCGCCTGCAACAGCGGCTTCGCGTCGAACAGCGCGCGGGCGCGCCCTTCCGGCTGGTCCAGTTCCTTGCCCGCCAGCACCTCGTTCAGCATGAACTGCGACAGCGGCATCGCCCGTTCGACCTGCTGCGAGAACGCCTCGGAGCCGAACTCGCGGACGTAGCTGTCCGGATCGTGCTCCGTCGGCAGGAACAGGAAGCGGATCGTCCGGTTGTCGGCCGCATGGGGCAGGCACGCGTCCAGCGCACGCCGCGCCGCGCGGCGACCCGCCGCGTCGCCGTCGAAACTGAAGATCACCGTATCGGTCTGACGCATCAGTTTCTGCACATGAATCGGCGTGCATGCGGTACCGAGCGTCGCGACGGCATTCTGAAAGCCGAGTTGCGCCAACGCCACCACGTCCATATATCCTTCGACCACCAGCACATAACGCTGTTCGCGGATCGCGAGCCGCGCCTCGAACAGCCCGTACAGCTCGCTGCCTTTGTTAAATAGCGGCGTTTCCGGCGAATTCAAATACTTGGGCTCGCCGCCGTCGAGCACCCGGCCGCCGAAGCCGATCACCTGCCCCTTGACGTTGCGGATCGGGAACATGATCCGCTCGCGGAACCGGTCGTAGCGGCGTGCCTGGCCTTGCGCGTCCTGTTTTTCGCTGACGATCACGAGACCGGATTCGACGAGCGCGTCGTCCCGATAGTCGGTAAACGCGGATTCCAGGTTCTGCCATCCATCGGGCGCGTAACCGAGTCCGAACCGCGCGGCGATCTCGCCGGTCAGACCGCGCTTTTTCAGGTACTGGATCGCGTTGGGCGCGCCGCGCAACTGCTTGCGGTAGAAATCGCACGCGGTCTGCATCACATCAGACAGCGCGGTCGCCACCGACTTCGACACCGCCGGAGCCGGCCCGCCGGCCCCGCCGTAACCGCCGCCGCGTAGCGGCGAAGGCTCCTGCGGCACCGTCAACCCGACCGACTGCGCCAGTTCGTTGACGGCCTCCGGAAAGGTCAGGCCGGCGTGCTCCATCAGGAAGCCGATCGCGGTGCCGTGCGCACCGCAGCCAAAGCAGTGATAGAACTGCTTCGTTGGACTAACGGTAAACGAAGGGCTCTTTTCGTTGTGAAACGGGCAGAGCCCCATGAAGTTCGCGCCGCCCTTCTTCAACTGCACGTAACGACCCACCACGTCGACGATATCGACGCGGTTCAGCAGATCCTGCAGGAACGAATGCGGAATCATCGACGCGTGCGGGAGCGGCAGCGCCCGGCCGCGCGAGCTTGCCCGCCTGCCCGGCGGACGCCGCGCGGCCGGAGCGGCTTACTTCGCGAGCGCAGCCTTGACCAGCGCGGACACGGCGGTCATGTCGGCGCGCCCGGCGAGCTTCGGCTTCAGCACGCCCATCACCTTGCCCATGTCCTGCGGACCCGCCGCGCCCGTCTGTGCGACGGCCGCCTGCACTTCGGCCGCGACTTCAGCCTCGGTCAGTTGTGCCGGCATATAGGCGGTCAGCACCTCGACTTCGGCGCTCTCGTTGCTGGCGAGGTCCGTGCGTCCCGCGGCCTCGAACTGGCTGATCGAATCCTTGCGCTGCTTGATCATCTTGTCGATCACCGCCGTGATGCCGGTGTCGTCGAGCGTCACGCGGTCGTCAACTTCACGCTGCTTGATCGCCGCGAGCAGCAGCCGAATCGTGCCGAGACGCCCCGTTTCGCGCGCGCGCATCGCCGCTTTCATGTCGTCGTTGATCCGGTCTTTGAGGCTCATCATTCACCTGAAAATGCTGGGGTTGCTGAACGCCTGGACGCACCAGGCGAGGGGGCCGCGCCGTCGTCCATCCGGACTTCGGCCACCGTCGGCGCATCAACGCAAAAACCCGCCTGGAAACAGTTCCAGGCGGGTCGGCGCAAATTTGTCGTGGTGGCGGCCACACCAGAGAGGCAGCGCCGGCTGGCGGCGCGGCCGGCTTATGCATTGCCGCGGTTCGAACCCGGGGCAATGCCGAAAATCAGTAGAGTTTCTTCGGCAACATCTGGCTGCGTAGGCGCTTGAAGTGGCGCTTTACGGCAGCAGCCTTCTTGCGTTTGCGCTCGGCCGTCGGCTTTTCGTAAAACTCGCGGGCACGAAGTTCGGTCAGCAGGCCGTTCTTCTCGATCGTGCGCTTGAAGCGGCGCATCGCAACTTCAAAAGGCTCGTTTTCTTTTACGCGGATGGTCGTCATTTTCCAATAACGGATCGGGGGTAAAGAGGTTGGAGTATAGCAGACGGATTGCACAAAGACAGCGAGG
The Paraburkholderia caballeronis genome window above contains:
- the rpsU gene encoding 30S ribosomal protein S21 — encoded protein: MTTIRVKENEPFEVAMRRFKRTIEKNGLLTELRAREFYEKPTAERKRKKAAAVKRHFKRLRSQMLPKKLY
- a CDS encoding GatB/YqeY domain-containing protein → MSLKDRINDDMKAAMRARETGRLGTIRLLLAAIKQREVDDRVTLDDTGITAVIDKMIKQRKDSISQFEAAGRTDLASNESAEVEVLTAYMPAQLTEAEVAAEVQAAVAQTGAAGPQDMGKVMGVLKPKLAGRADMTAVSALVKAALAK
- the dnaG gene encoding DNA primase, encoding MIPHSFLQDLLNRVDIVDVVGRYVQLKKGGANFMGLCPFHNEKSPSFTVSPTKQFYHCFGCGAHGTAIGFLMEHAGLTFPEAVNELAQSVGLTVPQEPSPLRGGGYGGAGGPAPAVSKSVATALSDVMQTACDFYRKQLRGAPNAIQYLKKRGLTGEIAARFGLGYAPDGWQNLESAFTDYRDDALVESGLVIVSEKQDAQGQARRYDRFRERIMFPIRNVKGQVIGFGGRVLDGGEPKYLNSPETPLFNKGSELYGLFEARLAIREQRYVLVVEGYMDVVALAQLGFQNAVATLGTACTPIHVQKLMRQTDTVIFSFDGDAAGRRAARRALDACLPHAADNRTIRFLFLPTEHDPDSYVREFGSEAFSQQVERAMPLSQFMLNEVLAGKELDQPEGRARALFDAKPLLQALPANALRAQIMHMFADRLDVPFDEVAALCEVDARIAAAARSAPARKDRHLVTGIERKALRNLVMHPRIAAQLDEEAEQALITLTRHGELFEEVTTHARALGDSAEFQLLSDLLRNGANAPTFEEIFREILDYDENVRDLLMKNPEDGAVIEERREQERLVSEELTAAILKMRYDACCERLDVLSRQSRHTPEELAELMALNQTRADMKRQLGL